One window of the Eucalyptus grandis isolate ANBG69807.140 chromosome 8, ASM1654582v1, whole genome shotgun sequence genome contains the following:
- the LOC104416748 gene encoding cytochrome P450 82C3-like, with translation MWALLPLVNDRRALKKAQQELDTYVGKSRPMEESNVKKSTYLQAIVKETLRLYPPVPIALRSCTEECTFSAGFRIPTAIILGRRLGTRLPFNIAKIQRDERVCSNPNEFQPERFLMTHENVDMRGQNFELIPFSTGRRSCAGTSLALHMVHLVLASLLQSLEISTVSDEAVDMMESPALSNMKTTPLEIIIILRLDQTVYERDELENL, from the exons ATGTGGGCACTGTTGCCGCTAGTGAACGACCGCCGTGCATTGAAGAAGGCGCAACAAGAGCTGGACACCTATGTCGGCAAGAGCAGGCCCATGGAAGAGTCCAATGTGAAGAAGTCGACCTACCTCCAAGCCATCGTCAAGGAGACATTGCGTTTGTATCCCCCTGTGCCGATTGCTCTCAGAAGTTGCACGGAAGAGTGCACCTTCTCTGCCGGCTTCCGCATTCCCACTG CTATTATACTCGGTCGTCGGTTAGGCACGCGTTTGCCGTTCAACATCGCGAAAATACAGAGGGATGAGCGTGTCTGTTCCAACCCGAACGAGTTCCAGCCCGAGAGATTCCTCATGACACATGAGAATGTGGACATGAGAGGTCAGAACTTCGAGCTCATCCCCTTCAGCACGGGGAGGAGGTCCTGTGCCGGAACCTCACTGGCTCTTCACATGGTGCACTTGGTGCTGGCTAGCTTGCTGCAAAGTTTGGAAATCAGCACAGTCTCGGACGAAGCAGTGGACATGATGGAGAGCCCTGCCTTGTCGAATATGAAGACAACCCCACTTGAAATCATCATCATTCTACGCCTTGATCAGACGGTTTATGAAAGAGACGAGCTGGAGAATTTGTGA